One segment of Patulibacter sp. SYSU D01012 DNA contains the following:
- a CDS encoding ABC transporter substrate-binding protein: MTVPHDHDHLPLLSDGVADELGGHGALTRAALLRRAGALALGVGAPGVLAACGNSAYDTGSSRARGAGADAPVAAVGTGSSSGSRALKVGYLPITDAAPLLVAHARGLYEEAGLEVPRPTLLRSWPALAEAFQGGAVDVVHILMPLALQLRFQQRLPVKVVAWNHTDGSAITVRREIADVEDLAGTTVAIPGWFSVHNVALQILLRARGLRPTRDGRPRAADRTVRLTVMAPADMPPALVQGSIAGYVVADPFNAVAEVKGIGRILRFTGDVWRQHACCVVAVREELIRDRPDAARALVGAVVRAQRLARDDRAGVARILTGERYLPQPAPAVARALTHGSDPAYVRDGAIVHPEWQEPRIDFRPYPFPSYTAELIDRLRETVVDGDLSFLRGLDGGRAHRELVDDTLVRAAIDAAGGPAAFGLPADLSRREEIRP; encoded by the coding sequence GTGACCGTGCCGCACGACCACGACCACCTGCCTCTGCTGAGCGACGGCGTCGCCGACGAGCTCGGCGGCCACGGGGCGCTGACGCGCGCCGCGCTGCTGCGCCGCGCGGGCGCGCTCGCCCTGGGCGTCGGCGCGCCGGGGGTGCTGGCCGCGTGCGGCAACAGCGCGTACGACACCGGGTCCAGCCGGGCCCGCGGCGCCGGCGCCGACGCCCCGGTCGCCGCCGTCGGGACGGGCTCGTCGTCGGGCAGCCGGGCCCTGAAGGTCGGCTACCTGCCGATCACGGACGCCGCGCCGCTGCTCGTCGCCCACGCCCGCGGCCTGTACGAGGAGGCGGGGCTCGAGGTGCCGCGCCCGACGCTCCTGCGCTCGTGGCCGGCGCTGGCCGAGGCGTTCCAGGGCGGCGCCGTCGACGTCGTCCACATCCTCATGCCGCTCGCGCTCCAGCTGCGCTTCCAGCAGCGCCTGCCCGTGAAGGTCGTCGCGTGGAACCACACGGACGGCTCCGCGATCACCGTGCGTCGCGAGATCGCCGACGTCGAGGACCTGGCCGGCACGACCGTCGCCATCCCGGGCTGGTTCTCCGTCCACAACGTCGCGCTGCAGATCCTGCTGCGCGCCCGCGGCCTGCGCCCCACCCGCGACGGGCGGCCGCGCGCCGCCGACCGCACCGTCCGGCTGACGGTGATGGCCCCGGCCGACATGCCGCCCGCGCTCGTGCAGGGCTCGATCGCGGGCTACGTCGTCGCCGACCCGTTCAACGCGGTCGCCGAGGTCAAGGGCATCGGCCGGATCCTGCGCTTCACCGGCGACGTGTGGCGCCAGCACGCCTGCTGCGTCGTGGCGGTCCGGGAGGAGCTGATCCGCGACCGGCCCGACGCGGCGCGCGCGCTCGTCGGCGCCGTCGTCCGCGCGCAGCGGCTGGCCCGCGACGACCGCGCGGGCGTGGCGCGGATCCTCACGGGGGAGCGGTACCTGCCCCAGCCGGCGCCCGCGGTCGCCCGGGCGCTCACCCACGGGAGCGACCCGGCCTACGTCCGCGACGGCGCGATCGTCCACCCGGAGTGGCAGGAGCCGCGGATCGACTTCCGGCCGTACCCCTTCCCCTCCTACACCGCCGAGCTGATCGACCGGCTGCGCGAGACGGTCGTCGACGGCGACCTGTCGTTCCTGCGCGGGCTCGACGGCGGGCGCGCGCACCGCGAGCTCGTCGACGACACGCTCGTCCGCGCCGCGATCGACGCCGCCGGCGGCCCCGCGGCCTTCGGCCTGCCCGCCGACCTGTCCCGCCGCGAGGAGATCCGCCCGTGA
- the murF gene encoding UDP-N-acetylmuramoyl-tripeptide--D-alanyl-D-alanine ligase, whose protein sequence is MLELTARQIAEAADAALRRDAHDPATFPAAVAIDSRRAGDGALFVGIPGERVDGGAFAAEVLAAGAWGVLVRPEHADAALSADRGAVLTHEDPVAALGALARAWRHRLGATVVGITGSVGKTSTKDLLRAIVGPHRRTVATEGNLNTEIGLPLTVLGAPAGTEVLILEMAMRGAGQIAELARIAEPDVGVITNIAPVHVELLGSIEAIAAAKAELLHDLRPGGTAIVPADERLLDPHLPQGVEVVAVGADPGEVPADLQLAGEVPTTVRRNLPAAVAAARAIGVEPSGPIVPEISAMRGQRLHLPGDIVVVVDCYNANPMSTSAALDDLASSAAGRRVAVLGDMLELGPDERRYHAELGAHARDRGVELLVAVGPLSRHTGTGFGQGVQWVPDAEAAARLVPTLLEPGDTVLLKASRGIGLERVAEALRAGSR, encoded by the coding sequence GTGCTTGAGCTGACCGCCCGCCAGATCGCCGAGGCCGCCGACGCCGCGCTGCGCCGCGACGCCCACGACCCTGCGACGTTCCCCGCCGCCGTCGCCATCGACTCCCGCCGTGCGGGCGACGGCGCCCTCTTCGTCGGCATCCCCGGCGAGCGCGTCGACGGCGGCGCCTTCGCCGCCGAGGTCCTGGCCGCCGGCGCCTGGGGCGTCCTGGTCCGCCCCGAGCACGCCGACGCCGCGCTGTCCGCCGACCGCGGCGCCGTCCTGACGCACGAGGATCCCGTCGCCGCGCTCGGCGCCCTCGCCCGCGCGTGGCGCCACCGCCTGGGCGCGACCGTCGTCGGCATCACCGGCTCGGTCGGCAAGACCTCGACGAAGGACCTGCTGCGCGCCATCGTCGGCCCGCACCGCCGCACGGTCGCGACCGAGGGCAACCTGAACACCGAGATCGGCCTGCCGCTGACCGTCCTCGGCGCCCCCGCCGGCACCGAGGTGCTGATCCTGGAGATGGCGATGCGCGGCGCCGGCCAGATCGCCGAGCTCGCGCGGATCGCCGAGCCCGACGTCGGCGTCATCACGAACATCGCGCCGGTGCACGTGGAGCTGCTCGGGTCGATCGAGGCGATCGCCGCGGCGAAGGCCGAGCTGCTGCACGACCTCCGTCCCGGCGGCACGGCCATCGTCCCCGCGGACGAGCGCCTGCTCGACCCCCACCTGCCGCAGGGCGTCGAGGTCGTCGCGGTCGGCGCCGACCCCGGCGAGGTGCCCGCCGACCTGCAGCTGGCCGGCGAGGTGCCGACCACGGTGCGCCGCAACCTGCCGGCCGCGGTCGCCGCGGCCCGCGCCATCGGCGTCGAGCCGTCCGGCCCCATCGTCCCCGAGATCTCGGCGATGCGCGGCCAGCGCCTGCACCTTCCCGGTGACATCGTGGTCGTCGTGGACTGCTACAACGCGAACCCGATGTCCACCTCAGCCGCCCTCGACGACCTCGCGTCGTCCGCCGCCGGCCGCCGCGTGGCGGTGCTCGGCGACATGCTCGAGCTGGGGCCCGACGAGCGCCGGTACCACGCCGAGCTGGGGGCGCACGCCCGCGACCGCGGCGTCGAGCTGCTCGTGGCCGTCGGCCCGCTCAGCCGCCACACCGGCACGGGGTTCGGCCAGGGCGTCCAGTGGGTGCCCGACGCCGAGGCCGCGGCGCGGCTGGTGCCGACGCTGCTCGAGCCGGGCGACACGGTGCTGCTGAAGGCCTCCCGCGGGATCGGCCTGGAGCGCGTCGCCGAGGCCCTGCGCGCCGGGAGCCGCTGA
- a CDS encoding ATP-binding cassette domain-containing protein, which yields MSASAVRVTGAAKRYPGADADVFSRLDLEVAAGETFALVGPSGCGKSTLVRALAGLEPLSDGRIERADDGRHPVLVSQRPALLPWLDVRENVRLGHRFAQNAGRRAAVDVDELLVDFGVAHLADRYPDGLSGGQRQLVAVARAMAVDPDVLLLDEPFAALDPAARETLQDWLRTLVDRRGVAAVIVTHDPDEALHLGHRVGLMLRGAVGLARTWDTGRLDRDALAAAPARAELLSLYETRVRAGRGAARTAEAA from the coding sequence GTGAGCGCGTCGGCCGTCCGCGTGACGGGCGCCGCCAAGCGCTACCCCGGCGCCGACGCCGACGTCTTCTCCCGCCTGGACCTGGAGGTGGCGGCGGGGGAGACGTTCGCCCTCGTCGGCCCCAGCGGCTGCGGCAAGTCGACGCTCGTCCGCGCGCTCGCCGGCCTCGAGCCGCTCAGCGACGGCCGGATCGAGCGGGCCGACGACGGCCGGCACCCCGTGCTGGTCTCGCAGCGGCCCGCGCTGCTGCCGTGGCTCGACGTCCGCGAGAACGTCCGCCTGGGTCATCGCTTCGCCCAGAACGCCGGCCGGCGCGCCGCCGTCGACGTGGACGAGCTGCTCGTCGACTTCGGCGTGGCGCACCTGGCGGATCGCTATCCCGACGGGCTCTCGGGCGGCCAGCGCCAGCTCGTCGCCGTCGCCCGCGCGATGGCGGTCGACCCCGACGTGCTGCTGCTCGACGAGCCCTTCGCGGCGCTCGACCCGGCCGCCCGCGAGACGCTGCAGGACTGGCTGCGCACGCTCGTCGACCGCCGCGGCGTGGCCGCCGTCATCGTCACCCACGACCCCGACGAGGCGCTGCACCTGGGCCACCGCGTCGGGCTCATGCTGCGCGGCGCGGTGGGGCTGGCGCGCACGTGGGACACCGGGCGGCTGGACCGCGACGCGCTCGCGGCGGCGCCGGCCCGCGCCGAGCTGCTCTCGCTCTACGAGACGCGCGTGCGGGCCGGTCGCGGCGCCGCCCGCACGGCGGAGGCCGCGTGA
- the ftsW gene encoding putative lipid II flippase FtsW, producing MPRHGRPPELRREYERLLGLVLILCVLGAIWVYSASSSEAILKDGSNGTEYLLRYVMFGGLGFALLAASSRYGVAFVRGITVPVMIASLVLCMAVVLPGIGKQVNGAYRWLGGGPLTFQPSELAKFAMIAFLALRLSRRRRPMRTLGDLRIELLTLGLLIAIVAGVQRDLGTAIVIVGAAVCVLITAGMPGRFFLPIGAAAGFAALVLVAMHPYRIARLTSFLSPSTDASGTGYQAIQGQIAIGSGGMLGNGLGNSVQKADWLPEAHTDFILAVVGEELGAIGILMLLVLYAGIAYTGLRIADRTRGTYQKLLAVGITGVIICQAMLNVWVVLGIFPLTGVPLPFISYGGTNLMVLLGAVGILLNIARGTPYLEPAPEPEDDPRGRARGPVRDERPGAVRGRRAPAGPRPARRPAYASARAQDRGPARASRFPGDAEDVRDRSRRDGGARGAGAGRRRRAS from the coding sequence ATGCCCCGCCACGGTCGCCCTCCCGAGCTCCGCCGCGAGTACGAGCGCCTGCTCGGCCTCGTGCTGATCCTCTGCGTCCTCGGCGCCATCTGGGTGTACTCCGCGTCCAGCTCGGAGGCGATCCTCAAGGACGGCTCCAACGGCACGGAGTACCTGCTGCGGTACGTCATGTTCGGCGGCCTGGGCTTCGCGCTGCTCGCGGCGTCCTCGCGCTACGGCGTCGCGTTCGTCCGCGGCATCACCGTCCCGGTGATGATCGCGTCGCTCGTCCTCTGCATGGCCGTCGTGCTGCCGGGCATCGGCAAGCAGGTCAACGGCGCGTACCGCTGGCTCGGCGGCGGGCCGCTGACCTTCCAGCCGTCCGAGCTGGCGAAGTTCGCGATGATCGCCTTCCTGGCGCTGCGCCTGTCGCGGCGCCGCCGGCCGATGCGCACGCTCGGCGACCTGCGGATCGAGCTGCTGACCCTCGGCCTGCTGATCGCGATCGTCGCCGGCGTCCAGCGCGACCTGGGCACCGCGATCGTCATCGTGGGCGCCGCCGTCTGCGTCCTCATCACCGCGGGCATGCCCGGGCGGTTCTTCCTGCCGATCGGCGCTGCGGCGGGCTTCGCGGCCCTCGTGCTCGTGGCGATGCACCCGTACCGCATCGCGCGCCTGACGAGCTTCCTGTCGCCGAGCACCGACGCGTCCGGCACCGGCTACCAGGCGATCCAGGGGCAGATCGCCATCGGCTCCGGCGGGATGCTGGGCAATGGCCTGGGCAACTCCGTCCAGAAGGCCGACTGGCTGCCCGAGGCGCACACCGACTTCATCCTCGCGGTGGTCGGCGAGGAGCTCGGCGCCATCGGCATCCTGATGCTGCTCGTGCTGTACGCGGGCATCGCGTACACGGGCCTGCGGATCGCCGACCGCACCCGCGGGACCTACCAGAAGCTCCTGGCCGTCGGGATCACCGGCGTGATCATCTGCCAGGCGATGCTGAACGTCTGGGTCGTGCTCGGGATCTTCCCGCTGACCGGCGTGCCGTTGCCGTTCATCTCGTACGGCGGCACGAACCTGATGGTGCTGCTGGGCGCCGTCGGCATCCTGCTGAACATCGCCCGCGGCACCCCGTACCTGGAGCCGGCGCCGGAGCCCGAGGACGACCCGCGCGGCCGCGCCCGCGGGCCGGTGCGGGACGAGCGCCCGGGCGCCGTCCGCGGCCGCCGCGCCCCCGCCGGACCGCGGCCGGCGCGCCGCCCGGCGTACGCCTCGGCGCGGGCGCAGGACCGCGGTCCGGCGCGTGCGTCACGATTCCCGGGTGACGCAGAGGACGTTCGTGATCGCAGCCGGCGGGACGGCGGGGCACGTGGTGCCGGCGCTGGCCGTCGCCGACGCGCTTCGTGA
- the mraY gene encoding phospho-N-acetylmuramoyl-pentapeptide-transferase, giving the protein MLKILIGGTAAMLMCVFLAPRFIEWLREKSFGQYIREEGPSGHQKKAGTPTMGGLIIFIAIAVPFLILWDWNDPDWRAMGVFVTGAGLATVGFVDDWTKVVRKRSLGLSGKGKLGSMIVVSLLLWWFVTGPAGLDPTVKIRTLDLTIDLGWAYPVWIYLVVAFVSNAVNLTDGLDGLAAGVTAIVMTAYIGITYLATGASDLALLAACTVGGCVGFLWYNAHPATVFMGDTGSLGLGGLVAGLSIMTKTEELLIVIGGVFVLEAVSVIVQVFSFKTFRKRVFLMAPLHHHFEMKAWSETKIILRFWIVAIAFSAIGFTLFQQSIS; this is encoded by the coding sequence GTGCTGAAGATCCTGATCGGCGGCACCGCCGCCATGCTCATGTGCGTCTTCCTGGCGCCGCGCTTCATCGAGTGGCTGCGCGAGAAGAGCTTCGGCCAGTACATCCGCGAGGAAGGCCCATCGGGGCACCAGAAGAAGGCGGGCACCCCGACGATGGGCGGCCTGATCATCTTCATCGCGATCGCGGTGCCGTTCCTCATCCTCTGGGACTGGAACGACCCGGACTGGCGGGCGATGGGCGTCTTCGTCACGGGCGCCGGGCTGGCGACCGTCGGCTTCGTCGACGACTGGACCAAGGTGGTCCGCAAGAGATCCCTCGGCCTGAGCGGCAAGGGCAAGCTCGGATCGATGATCGTCGTCTCGCTGCTGCTCTGGTGGTTCGTCACCGGGCCGGCGGGGCTCGATCCGACGGTGAAGATCCGCACGCTGGACCTGACGATCGACCTGGGCTGGGCGTACCCCGTCTGGATCTACCTGGTCGTCGCGTTCGTGTCGAACGCGGTCAACCTGACGGACGGCCTCGACGGGCTCGCCGCCGGCGTCACCGCGATCGTCATGACGGCCTACATCGGCATCACGTACCTCGCGACGGGCGCGAGCGACCTGGCGCTGCTGGCGGCGTGCACGGTCGGCGGCTGCGTGGGCTTCCTCTGGTACAACGCCCACCCCGCGACGGTCTTCATGGGCGACACCGGGTCGCTCGGCCTCGGCGGCCTCGTCGCCGGCCTGTCGATCATGACCAAGACCGAGGAGCTGCTGATCGTCATCGGCGGCGTCTTCGTCCTCGAGGCCGTCTCGGTGATCGTGCAGGTCTTCTCGTTCAAGACCTTCCGCAAGCGCGTCTTCCTGATGGCCCCGCTGCACCACCACTTCGAGATGAAGGCGTGGTCGGAGACGAAGATCATCCTGCGCTTCTGGATCGTCGCGATCGCGTTCTCGGCGATCGGCTTCACGCTCTTCCAGCAGTCGATCTCGTAG
- a CDS encoding DUF4242 domain-containing protein, whose protein sequence is MSLFLIEVETGADERAAVDALLDAAAAAAPDAGGEVLEASVTGDLARAFVVIEAPDRDAAARVGQATGRPFTGPDQVRLVGATVDEVRAARAGARYLVEWDFPAELTMDTYLERKKAKSPLYAQVPEVAFLRTYVREDMTKCLCFYDAESEADVRRAREVVDTPVSRVHELGGTAVRADGD, encoded by the coding sequence ATGTCCCTGTTCCTGATCGAAGTCGAGACCGGCGCGGACGAGCGCGCCGCGGTCGACGCCCTCCTCGACGCGGCGGCGGCCGCGGCCCCGGACGCGGGCGGCGAGGTGCTCGAGGCGTCCGTCACCGGCGACCTGGCGCGCGCGTTCGTCGTGATCGAGGCCCCCGACCGCGACGCCGCGGCGCGGGTCGGCCAGGCCACGGGCCGGCCGTTCACCGGCCCGGACCAGGTGCGCCTCGTCGGCGCGACGGTGGACGAGGTCCGCGCCGCGCGCGCCGGCGCCCGCTACCTCGTCGAGTGGGACTTCCCCGCCGAGCTCACGATGGACACGTACCTGGAGCGCAAGAAGGCGAAGAGCCCGCTCTACGCGCAGGTGCCCGAGGTCGCGTTCCTCCGCACCTACGTGCGCGAGGACATGACGAAGTGCCTGTGCTTCTACGACGCGGAGAGCGAGGCCGACGTGCGCCGCGCCCGCGAGGTCGTCGACACGCCGGTCTCGCGCGTGCACGAGCTCGGCGGCACGGCCGTCCGCGCCGATGGCGACTGA
- the murG gene encoding undecaprenyldiphospho-muramoylpentapeptide beta-N-acetylglucosaminyltransferase: MTQRTFVIAAGGTAGHVVPALAVADALRDDGHRVVFVGGDREEARLVPEAGYELRRIAVEGISRSNPLKAARAVGKAAGAVAAARRILRDVRPDAVMGGGGYVAGVVGAAAASRRVPLVLTEADSHLGVSNRLLHRRAARVCLGFPIAGRDEPTFRVTGRPVPEPFTDHAGARGRFGLDERTPTVLVFGGSLGARSLNEAAVEGLAGLRAPALDGSGDEVDVAVLHASGRRDHPALAPRVPEGGPYRLFDYLSPLSPALAAADLVVARSGGSIAEVTAHGRPAVLVPYPHAAADHQTANARWMADAGAAVVVRDADLTAAGLRETVLGLLRDPERLATMAAVSASLARPDAARAIADEVLAAAG; the protein is encoded by the coding sequence GTGACGCAGAGGACGTTCGTGATCGCAGCCGGCGGGACGGCGGGGCACGTGGTGCCGGCGCTGGCCGTCGCCGACGCGCTTCGTGACGACGGCCACCGGGTCGTCTTCGTCGGCGGGGACCGCGAGGAGGCGCGGCTCGTGCCCGAGGCCGGGTACGAGCTGCGGCGGATCGCGGTCGAGGGCATCAGCCGCTCGAACCCGCTGAAGGCCGCGCGCGCCGTCGGCAAGGCGGCGGGCGCCGTCGCCGCCGCGCGCCGGATCCTGCGCGACGTGCGCCCCGACGCCGTCATGGGCGGGGGCGGCTACGTGGCCGGCGTCGTCGGCGCGGCCGCGGCGTCCCGCCGGGTCCCGCTCGTGCTCACCGAGGCCGACAGCCACCTGGGGGTCTCGAACCGCCTGCTGCACCGCCGCGCCGCCCGGGTCTGCCTGGGCTTCCCGATCGCGGGGCGCGACGAGCCGACGTTCCGCGTGACCGGGCGGCCCGTGCCGGAGCCGTTCACGGACCACGCCGGCGCCCGTGGCCGCTTCGGGCTGGACGAGCGCACGCCGACCGTCCTCGTCTTCGGCGGCTCGCTCGGCGCCCGCTCGCTCAACGAGGCGGCCGTCGAGGGGCTCGCGGGCCTGCGCGCGCCGGCGCTCGACGGTTCGGGGGACGAGGTCGACGTCGCCGTCCTGCACGCCTCCGGCCGCCGGGACCACCCGGCGCTCGCTCCGCGGGTGCCCGAGGGCGGCCCGTACCGGCTGTTCGACTACCTGTCGCCGCTGAGCCCGGCGCTCGCCGCGGCCGACCTCGTCGTCGCCCGCTCGGGCGGCTCGATCGCCGAGGTCACCGCGCACGGCCGGCCCGCCGTCCTGGTGCCCTACCCGCACGCCGCCGCGGACCACCAGACCGCGAACGCCCGCTGGATGGCCGACGCCGGGGCTGCGGTCGTCGTGCGCGACGCCGACCTGACGGCCGCGGGGCTGCGCGAGACGGTCCTCGGCCTGCTGCGCGATCCCGAGCGACTGGCGACGATGGCCGCCGTCTCCGCGTCGCTCGCCCGTCCGGACGCCGCGCGCGCGATCGCCGACGAGGTCCTCGCCGCCGCCGGCTGA
- a CDS encoding acyl-CoA dehydrogenase family protein, whose translation MATELRPDVLGPAVRERVAARAPAVDAAQADPWDVLHELGADGRLALGVPGHPGTVAEQAAVIAALAEECMATAFSAWGHRMAAEYVAVGFPADVAAPLAAGERPGSSAMASGFCAQLGLKPLGVAARPDGDGYVLDGAIPWASNLRADATVVLAADVEGRGAAVVALPVATPGLTVRPARDLLALEATHSGMLVLEGARVPAGAVSPEPFPDFVVRVRRTFLVLQTAFCLGVTRAALGAAAGHLTGLGAQFADDHRDLVARADALQADADALAAAVSGPDAAPILDAVRLRLDAARLVGQAVGVESAVVGGRGYVRTSPTARRLREAAFLPVQSPTEGQLRWELGRAA comes from the coding sequence ATGGCGACTGAGCTGCGGCCCGACGTCCTCGGCCCCGCGGTGCGGGAGCGGGTCGCGGCCCGCGCCCCGGCGGTCGACGCGGCGCAGGCGGACCCGTGGGACGTCCTGCACGAGCTCGGCGCCGACGGCCGCCTGGCGCTCGGCGTGCCCGGCCACCCGGGGACCGTCGCCGAGCAGGCCGCCGTGATCGCGGCGCTCGCCGAGGAGTGCATGGCCACCGCGTTCTCCGCGTGGGGGCACCGGATGGCCGCCGAGTACGTGGCGGTGGGCTTCCCCGCGGACGTCGCGGCGCCCCTCGCCGCCGGCGAGCGGCCCGGCAGCTCGGCGATGGCGAGCGGGTTCTGCGCCCAGCTGGGCCTGAAGCCGCTCGGCGTGGCCGCCCGCCCCGACGGCGACGGCTACGTCCTGGACGGCGCCATCCCGTGGGCGTCGAACCTGCGGGCGGACGCCACGGTCGTCCTGGCCGCCGACGTGGAGGGCCGCGGCGCGGCCGTCGTCGCGCTCCCCGTCGCGACGCCCGGCCTGACCGTCCGGCCCGCCCGCGACCTGCTCGCGCTCGAGGCCACGCACTCCGGGATGCTCGTCCTGGAGGGCGCGCGGGTGCCGGCCGGCGCGGTGAGCCCGGAGCCGTTCCCCGACTTCGTGGTCCGCGTCCGCCGCACGTTCCTGGTGCTGCAGACCGCCTTCTGCCTGGGCGTGACGCGGGCGGCGCTCGGCGCGGCCGCCGGGCACCTGACGGGCCTGGGCGCCCAGTTCGCGGACGACCACCGCGACCTCGTCGCCCGCGCCGACGCGCTGCAGGCCGACGCCGACGCGCTCGCCGCCGCGGTCTCGGGACCGGACGCCGCGCCGATCCTCGACGCCGTGCGCCTGCGGCTCGACGCCGCACGGCTCGTCGGGCAGGCGGTCGGCGTGGAGTCGGCCGTCGTCGGCGGCCGCGGCTACGTCCGCACCAGCCCGACGGCCCGGCGCCTGCGCGAGGCCGCGTTCCTGCCGGTCCAGTCGCCGACGGAGGGCCAGCTGCGCTGGGAGCTGGGGAGGGCCGCGTGA